In the Helianthus annuus cultivar XRQ/B chromosome 11, HanXRQr2.0-SUNRISE, whole genome shotgun sequence genome, one interval contains:
- the LOC110890540 gene encoding uncharacterized protein LOC110890540 has translation MVHTQNPSASLTFSADPYVGMEEFHNHETLALIIFPVLIQEARVCGFVFLLFHKDLIYILHHWLHSILNDLITRFKLKTLTKSISSSDLLLLWLLRDRSFLRKVLKC, from the exons ATGGTACACACTCAAAACCCTAGCGCCTCCCTCACTTTTTCTGCAGATCCATATGTTGGAATGGAAGAGTTTCACAATCACGAAACCCTAGCCCTCATCATCTTCCCTGTTTTGATTCAAGAAGCTAGGGTTTGTGGTTTTG TCTTTTTATTGTTTCACAAAGATCTCATCTACATTCTCCACCATTGGCTTCATTCTATCTTAAATG ATTTAATAACCCGTTTCAAGTTAAAAACCCTAACTAAGAGCATTTCATCTTCAGATCTGCTGTTGCTTTG GTTGTTAAGGGATCGTAGCTTCTTGCGTAAAGTACTAAAGTGTTGA